The sequence TCTCTATAATGGGACAAACACaggcacatttttatttaatatccCTGAGAGAACTGACCACTAAACAAGGATAAAAACTGGTTAGCTAAAACGTGACAGGAATATATACgtgttttatattaatacaCTTCCCAACAACTATCAGAGTGCAATTCATAAATAGCTGCTTGAAAACACCCTTAAAAAAGTCTTgaattgcatttttaatttaccATTTCTGTGTGTCGTCTTATGTTGCAGGATGAGCCATCCAGGTGTGTAGACCCATACTGATCGGGGACATGTTCTAAAGACAACATCTTAGCCACCATGAAAGGATTAGGAGCCAACCGCAGTCGTCACCTGTCTGACTCATGTGAACCAGCGGGGTGCCCACAGAAACCTCTCTgtcctttgacctctgaccctcacAGCTCCTTTCTCTTGAGCCCCACCATAAACCACTATGGCACCCTCGATCCTCATCTCCACCAGTGCCCACCCACCAGCCCCACCACCTTGACCCCTGACTGCCTGCTGCCTTTCAACCAGATGTCCAACAGCAGCACCTTCCCTCGTCTCCACTTCACCTCCCAGACTGAGCAGGTTGACTGCTCCCAGGGATGTAtggctggtggtggtggagttgGACAGGGCAGCAGGGCAGGTACACTATCCTCCTCCTTGTCTATGGGTATGGGTCTGGGTCTGGGCCTTAGCGGTGCTCCTATGATCACAAGTGGATCAGCCACCAtctcctctgcagcagcagccaagATGAATCGGTTACCTTCCAACCTTTTGGATCAGCTAGAGAGGCACCTGCCCCTGCAGCGTGATGGCTTCAGCACACTGCAGTTCCACAGAGGACGTATGTCTAAGCAACGCAGTGAGAGTCCAGGACGGATACGCCACCTGATGCACTCTGTGCAGAAGCTCTTTGCCAAATCCCAATCCCTGGAAAACTCTGCAATCAAAGGCAGCATTAACGGACGCTCTGCTGGAGGTATGACTGGCACCACAGGGGCTGGTGAGGATGGTGGTAGACCAAGCCGCAGGAGCAAGAGTAAAGACAGGGCTAAGACTGAGGGGCCAAAGCAGAGACTTAGGCCCAATGCACTAGGCCTCTGGAGCTCAGATGATGCCCTGGACACTGACACTACCAAAGCTGGGACTATTGCTGTAGGTTACCGCAACCCACTGAGCATGATGACTCTTGGAAGAGCGGTGTCAGACAGCCAGGCCGCTCCCAGACACATCCCACAGGGCTACAACACCATTTCTGCACATTCTCTCAAAACCTCGAAAAGCAGCAGTGACCTCAAGTTCCTGGCATGCCCAGCGACACAGGTAGGACccaaggaagaggaggggagaacAAGGAGCAAGGATGATACATTAGTGAAGAGGGGCTCCTGGTCCACTCTCACCCTCAGCCAGGCCAGGCAAGTGTTGCAGAAGAGCTCTGCTACAGTTAACAGGACCCTGCTAAAATCAAAGTCATGCCACCAAGACCTGGCACACCAGTTCCTGCAGGTAGGAGGGCCAGTGAGtattcatcttcatcatcattttttgtgagtttgcatggatatttttataatttctcTAAGGTATTGATCAGTTTTGAGCACTAGAAGTCAGTTCCTGATTTGCCTGATAATTAAGTTAGATTAATCCTTATTCTGTTTCCCATATATAATTTAACCTCAATGTTTATACTCAGATATCACAGATATATAATTTTCCCACAAATCATCACCTTCATCCCAGTTATATTTTTTAAGCACCACTGCTGCACATACCCAAAATCATACTGCAAATATTTATGAAAATCATGATCAAAATCAGACACAAAccatgatatactgtacatgcagtgTCTGAGGGGTACACCATAAATATCTGCATGGTTAAAGAGTCTCAACAcaacatgtatgtgtttttataatccAGGTCCCGCTGGGGGACTGGGCAGGTACTTTGGGTCGGGGCCGGCCCAGAGGAACTGAGATCCCCTGTCGAAGAATGCGCAGTGGCAGCTATGTGAAAGCTATGGGAGATCTAGAGGACAGTGAGGACTCAGAGGGAAGCCCCAAACCGTCCCCCAAATCTGCTGCCCGTCGCCAGAGCTACTTGAAGGCCACCCAGCACTCCCTGAGTGAGCAGcagccaccaccacctccacgCAAGTGAGTCCCACAACACAGAGAATCAACTTCACCATACTGAAATGATGGCCTTTATTATCATACTCATTGTTTTGCCATAGTTGAGTTTGTGCTCTTTTACTTTACATTCATTGAAATAGAAATAGGCACTGAAGGGGTATTTGtagtttaaatattttggaagaaacatttttttctcacgTCCCCAAAGGTAGTCAGCAGGTGGCAGCATCTTGTCACAAATAATTCTCTGGATGTGCAGTAGCATTTAGTCAAAACAAGCTCATAAAAGCTATTCGTGGAGCTACAGATAGGAGCttaaggagaggagaaaggaaatgaaatacagtatcaTCTTTATTTGGTACAAAAGCAAAAGGAGGTGAAATTTTGCCATGTGTTTTACCCCTACATCCACACGGACAGGCCTCGTTGCTACGCTCTCATGCGGGAGGATTTTCTGTGGTCTCCACTACAGAGTGCATGCTCTATGCAGCATCTGAGGTCAGTGTCATCCACAGGACAGGCAGTGTGGCCCTCCACCCACCCTCACTTGCCCTACCACCACTACCCACCACCATCACAAACTTTTTTGTCTAACCTTCCCAGTacctttcctctcttccctgTGTTCCATCTCTTACCTTGCAGGTACCCTGCGTGGTGTTTTAGTACGTTACTCCTACCTGCTTCCTCAAGCCTTGATTTCATAACATGCAAATTTTCCATGGTAATCACTCCACCGCACCCTGCTGCTTAGTGCGCACACATTTCCACTAACATCAGGTGCCAAATGGGCAAGCCAGAACAGAGGAAACTTCTTAGAAATGTTCAAGATCAATCACAAAGTCTATTTATGAAATCATATTAAGGTGTTGTTTCCTCTGTGCTGCTATTTTAATCCCAAGCACATATCACTATCCATGCGTCTCAACagtatttaatttgaaaatacCCAGGGGAACGTTTTGGAGTGTGATTTAAAGTTTCTCCTGGATATCATTAATTAAACACAGCCCTCACTTATTCTGGTCTCTGACTTCTGGGGGCCTGATTATTGCATTCACTTCCGCAGCTCCCTGCCATCCTTGAAAGAGCTGTCCACCAATCGGAGCCTTGATAACTTAGACTGCCTGGTGAGCCCATTGGAAGTCCCGCCACGCCACAGGAACATCGATTACGGCCAATGCTCTGGCACACTGGGCAGAGGCTCGGGCACTCAGGTATGTCCATTATCTTGTCAAATGTGTTGCTGTTACTGTAGCTTGTCACATTATCATCACTTGACTGGCAAAGATTATATCCTCATGTGTGTTTGCTAAAGTAAGGTGTTGAAGGTTAGAGTCACGCTCAACCAACATTTacatgacagattttttttctgggtaaaatgtaaatattaatgcCTTATGAATTTTCTAATTTTTAGAAGCAGATAATTAAGATCATTCTGGATCAACGCCAGTGAcccaaaaaaatgaataaatatgactCACCAATTTTGGAGCTATTGAGAGAGAATATGTAAAAGTATGTGGTATCTGCTGAGGCTGCTGAGATGGTATATTAATAAGCCAGCCGGGAATAAGCTAGTGGAATGGAAAAgttgtttgaatgtgtttgcAGAATGTCAAAGTGGGACATACGCCTCAGTATACACCTGAGGGTTTGTTGTATATCTTCATCAGCAGGATTGGACTGCGATGTAGAATCACATACCATCAACAGTTGCCAGATAAAGGCAAAATAGCTTTCATAGAGAAGCCATGTTATCACTGTACACTACAACATTTGTGGATgctaaactgaaatattttgagTGAGTTGTTTTTGAGAGTTTACCACTTTGCTTTCATATTTGtcactaaaatgtaaaacttgATAATAACCATGACTGGTTGTTTCTACTACTTCTTTTTATCATGTATCAGGACAGATTCTCATCAAACATCGACAACACAAATCTATGCTCTATGAATCTATTCTGTCAAATTTAACACCGataaaaagttattaaactATGTGCCAATGAGCTGAACTATTTCCAACATATTATAACTTGTACCTGAAACTCCAGAGTGCCTGCGTCTCCATTCACAGGTGTAGCGCTAGTGAATGCATGTTTCTCAGTCTGACCTCTGCCCTCAGCGTGTGAGTCTGCACACGTTCTTTCAGGTATGCGGGCAGGGTTTCGGGCACTCAGTACCGTACTGTGAGGGGGAATCGCAGGCAGTGGAGGCTCTGGATCTTCCTGCGCCTACGTGCTTCCGGTCACGCAGCCACAGCTACCTGCGGGCCATCCAGGCAGGCTGCTCCCAGGATGAAGATACAGCCTCTGTTGACTCAGACTCACCACCGCCCACCACCACAGGCTACAGCTATAGCTCCACCACCAGTGAGTATCGCTTAGGACAATGTGGGACTAAAGATAGTCTAGACAGCTAGATAGCTGAAAGGGAGGAAATAAATGCCAGTAAATATAGTCAACTCACCGATTTACTCTTATCCCTTAAAAGGAGATAGCATAGTTCATGCACATCATTGAAATCTATCCAATATACAAACcacaatttaaaacatatttacttataaagcacacacacattgtaacTTTGATCTTGGTTCTGAAAACATAAAGAACACATACACTAATCTAGGTGGTATTGTAAAGTATATTTCCACCTTCAATATATAATATCTATTATAATTTCTTCCACAAGGATCAAATTAAATGTCTggatttgtttgctttgttgtaAACCATCTCTGTGCTGAAAGAAAACTCTGAATACATGAGATGTAGAAAATAGGAAATATTTTTGCACGATGTCTGAAGAGGGACTTTTGGTTACAAGTGTCTCTGCTTTATCAGTGAAAGACCACAACAAAATGTTGGTAGCAACTGGAACACAGAGCTGGACAACAGCAGCACTCTAttgaaatgatgaataaatgaatgcagAGTGGAAACAGTCCAAATTTAACTTTGAGGCAGAATGTTTAACATTTAATGACAGACACAATGGACCCTTAAGTACTTAAAAGTTTGCATTTCCACCCATCTCCCCTTTTCAAGTGataactgttttgttttcaaggCTCAGTCTGTAATAATGTCTTCATCAAGCATCACTATGTTGTAGATTACAtacaatgttgttgttgtgtttgttaaaaacaatgatgaaaatgagtcatgtttttactggtttgggtttgaaagaaagagagattaCCTGATG is a genomic window of Thunnus maccoyii chromosome 4, fThuMac1.1, whole genome shotgun sequence containing:
- the dlgap4a gene encoding disks large-associated protein 4 isoform X1, with amino-acid sequence MKGLGANRSRHLSDSCEPAGCPQKPLCPLTSDPHSSFLLSPTINHYGTLDPHLHQCPPTSPTTLTPDCLLPFNQMSNSSTFPRLHFTSQTEQVDCSQGCMAGGGGVGQGSRAGTLSSSLSMGMGLGLGLSGAPMITSGSATISSAAAAKMNRLPSNLLDQLERHLPLQRDGFSTLQFHRGRMSKQRSESPGRIRHLMHSVQKLFAKSQSLENSAIKGSINGRSAGGMTGTTGAGEDGGRPSRRSKSKDRAKTEGPKQRLRPNALGLWSSDDALDTDTTKAGTIAVGYRNPLSMMTLGRAVSDSQAAPRHIPQGYNTISAHSLKTSKSSSDLKFLACPATQVGPKEEEGRTRSKDDTLVKRGSWSTLTLSQARQVLQKSSATVNRTLLKSKSCHQDLAHQFLQVGGPVPLGDWAGTLGRGRPRGTEIPCRRMRSGSYVKAMGDLEDSEDSEGSPKPSPKSAARRQSYLKATQHSLSEQQPPPPPRKPRCYALMREDFLWSPLQSACSMQHLSSLPSLKELSTNRSLDNLDCLVSPLEVPPRHRNIDYGQCSGTLGRGSGTQRVSLHTFFQVCGQGFGHSVPYCEGESQAVEALDLPAPTCFRSRSHSYLRAIQAGCSQDEDTASVDSDSPPPTTTGYSYSSTTISNRKAPPPVPPRTTSKPLISVTLQSSTESAQDIYLDQQDHGSEANSQSGRSNSSDSLCSIRTGSLAKRHQPPAAVPTATPTTTAGSVPPVPAPRDLPLTTTAAAAAPATTPATTTTTSTSTQPQNDTLSISITLEQPPTAPKRKLSSIGIQVDCLQPIPREEPLHLAAPLKFQSIGVQVENGRPLSRDSSMASRQNTETEPQEPEDAAPTQNNTTNCTNSQAVNTTAPNGQDKAMEQKPLKHTSTPSRISTLPPETLDPALDPSSLPPPDPSLETGNCSTHGDAVQSSTPACLRDGNWFLKLLQAETGRMEGWCQQMEQETKDNKLSEEVLGTIRSAVGSAQLLMSQKFEQFRGLCNENLNINANPRPTAQDLAGFWDLLQLSIEDISMKFDELYQLKANNWQLLEKPEKKDENKQLPSSVPKKQSKPKLSAGKDRSVDSAVDKQRQEARKRLMAAKRAASVRQNSATESADSIEIYVPEAQTRL
- the dlgap4a gene encoding disks large-associated protein 4 isoform X2, translating into MKGLGANRSRHLSDSCEPAGCPQKPLCPLTSDPHSSFLLSPTINHYGTLDPHLHQCPPTSPTTLTPDCLLPFNQMSNSSTFPRLHFTSQTEQVDCSQGCMAGGGGVGQGSRAGTLSSSLSMGMGLGLGLSGAPMITSGSATISSAAAAKMNRLPSNLLDQLERHLPLQRDGFSTLQFHRGRMSKQRSESPGRIRHLMHSVQKLFAKSQSLENSAIKGSINGRSAGGMTGTTGAGEDGGRPSRRSKSKDRAKTEGPKQRLRPNALGLWSSDDALDTDTTKAGTIAVGYRNPLSMMTLGRAVSDSQAAPRHIPQGYNTISAHSLKTSKSSSDLKFLACPATQVGPKEEEGRTRSKDDTLVKRGSWSTLTLSQARQVLQKSSATVNRTLLKSKSCHQDLAHQFLQVPLGDWAGTLGRGRPRGTEIPCRRMRSGSYVKAMGDLEDSEDSEGSPKPSPKSAARRQSYLKATQHSLSEQQPPPPPRKPRCYALMREDFLWSPLQSACSMQHLSSLPSLKELSTNRSLDNLDCLVSPLEVPPRHRNIDYGQCSGTLGRGSGTQRVSLHTFFQVCGQGFGHSVPYCEGESQAVEALDLPAPTCFRSRSHSYLRAIQAGCSQDEDTASVDSDSPPPTTTGYSYSSTTISNRKAPPPVPPRTTSKPLISVTLQSSTESAQDIYLDQQDHGSEANSQSGRSNSSDSLCSIRTGSLAKRHQPPAAVPTATPTTTAGSVPPVPAPRDLPLTTTAAAAAPATTPATTTTTSTSTQPQNDTLSISITLEQPPTAPKRKLSSIGIQVDCLQPIPREEPLHLAAPLKFQSIGVQVENGRPLSRDSSMASRQNTETEPQEPEDAAPTQNNTTNCTNSQAVNTTAPNGQDKAMEQKPLKHTSTPSRISTLPPETLDPALDPSSLPPPDPSLETGNCSTHGDAVQSSTPACLRDGNWFLKLLQAETGRMEGWCQQMEQETKDNKLSEEVLGTIRSAVGSAQLLMSQKFEQFRGLCNENLNINANPRPTAQDLAGFWDLLQLSIEDISMKFDELYQLKANNWQLLEKPEKKDENKQLPSSVPKKQSKPKLSAGKDRSVDSAVDKQRQEARKRLMAAKRAASVRQNSATESADSIEIYVPEAQTRL
- the dlgap4a gene encoding disks large-associated protein 4 isoform X3, with translation MKGLGANRSRHLSDSCEPAGCPQKPLCPLTSDPHSSFLLSPTINHYGTLDPHLHQCPPTSPTTLTPDCLLPFNQMSNSSTFPRLHFTSQTEQVDCSQGCMAGGGGVGQGSRAGTLSSSLSMGMGLGLGLSGAPMITSGSATISSAAAAKMNRLPSNLLDQLERHLPLQRDGFSTLQFHRGRMSKQRSESPGRIRHLMHSVQKLFAKSQSLENSAIKGSINGRSAGGMTGTTGAGEDGGRPSRRSKSKDRAKTEGPKQRLRPNALGLWSSDDALDTDTTKAGTIAVGYRNPLSMMTLGRAVSDSQAAPRHIPQGYNTISAHSLKTSKSSSDLKFLACPATQVGPKEEEGRTRSKDDTLVKRGSWSTLTLSQARQVLQKSSATVNRTLLKSKSCHQDLAHQFLQVGGPVPLGDWAGTLGRGRPRGTEIPCRRMRSGSYVKAMGDLEDSEDSEGSPKPSPKSAARRQSYLKATQHSLSEQQPPPPPRNSLPSLKELSTNRSLDNLDCLVSPLEVPPRHRNIDYGQCSGTLGRGSGTQRVSLHTFFQVCGQGFGHSVPYCEGESQAVEALDLPAPTCFRSRSHSYLRAIQAGCSQDEDTASVDSDSPPPTTTGYSYSSTTISNRKAPPPVPPRTTSKPLISVTLQSSTESAQDIYLDQQDHGSEANSQSGRSNSSDSLCSIRTGSLAKRHQPPAAVPTATPTTTAGSVPPVPAPRDLPLTTTAAAAAPATTPATTTTTSTSTQPQNDTLSISITLEQPPTAPKRKLSSIGIQVDCLQPIPREEPLHLAAPLKFQSIGVQVENGRPLSRDSSMASRQNTETEPQEPEDAAPTQNNTTNCTNSQAVNTTAPNGQDKAMEQKPLKHTSTPSRISTLPPETLDPALDPSSLPPPDPSLETGNCSTHGDAVQSSTPACLRDGNWFLKLLQAETGRMEGWCQQMEQETKDNKLSEEVLGTIRSAVGSAQLLMSQKFEQFRGLCNENLNINANPRPTAQDLAGFWDLLQLSIEDISMKFDELYQLKANNWQLLEKPEKKDENKQLPSSVPKKQSKPKLSAGKDRSVDSAVDKQRQEARKRLMAAKRAASVRQNSATESADSIEIYVPEAQTRL